One window of Populus nigra chromosome 5, ddPopNigr1.1, whole genome shotgun sequence genomic DNA carries:
- the LOC133694830 gene encoding GDSL esterase/lipase At5g55050-like, translated as MFITQSLKVGDTDLLHNQILMTNRNTSCFCFLSLLLANLAFHLADAAVPAIFVFGDSTVDVGTNNFIPECRGKANFLYYGIDYPGSVPTGRFSNGYNSADSIAKLFGFKKSPQSFFYLLNQTSSFKHNIRCGVNFASGGSGIIDTTGFQLFTKVVPMREQIQQFSTVCGNLTEILGTEAAADMLSKSLFLISVGGNDLFEYQLNRSKNDPNLPEAQELLRILSSIYQIHLRSLYDLGARKFGIVGIAPIGCCPLERALGTGECNKEMNDLAQAFFNATEILLLNLTSQVQDMKYSLGNLYEIAYEVLQNPRSVGFKEAQTACCGNGSYNASPCNRDAKLCPHRREYVFWDAIHPTERAAKLAARALFGGGAKYATPVNFSQLIGD; from the exons ATGTTCATAACACAATCACTTAAAGTGGGAGACACAGATTTATTGCACAACCAAATTCTAATGACAAACAGAAACACTTcatgcttttgttttctttccttattgCTGGCCAATCTGGCCTTTCACTTGGCTGATGCTGCTGTACCAGCCATATTTGTATTTGGTGACTCAACTGTTGATGTTGGTACAAATAATTTCATACCCGAGTGCCGAGGAAAGGCGAACTTCCTGTATTATGGGATTGATTATCCCGGTTCGGTGCCTACTGGAAGGTTCAGCAATGGCTATAATTCTGCTGACAGTATCG CTAAGCTCTTTGGTTTTAAGAAGAGCCCGcaatcctttttttatcttctcaatCAAACATCGAGTTTCAAGCACAACATACGCTGTGGTGTCAATTTTGCATCAGGAGGCTCAGGGATTATCGACACCACCGGATTCCAATTATTT ACGAAGGTCGTGCCGATGAGAGAGCAGATTCAACAATTTTCAACAGTTTGTGGAAATCTCACAGAAATATTGGGTACAGAAGCTGCTGCTGATATGCTATCTAAGTCATTGTTTCTCATCAGTGTTGGAGGCAATGACCTCTTTGAATATCAGCTAAATAGGTCTAAGAATGACCCTAATCTGCCTGAGGCACAAGAGCTGCTACGCATTCtatcatcaatatatcaaaTTCATCTACGG AGTTTGTACGACTTAGGGGCTCGGAAATTCGGCATTGTAGGCATCGCACCAATCGGATGCTGTCCGCTAGAGCGTGCTCTTGGAACTGGTGAATGCAACAAGGAAATGAATGATTTGGCTCAAGCATTCTTCAATGCCACTGAGATCCTCTTACTAAATTTAACCTCTCAAGTTCAAGACATGAAGTACTCTCTTGGAAATCTTTATGAGATAGCTTATGAGGTCCTTCAAAACCCACGATCCGTCG GTTTCAAGGAGGCGCAAACAGCATGCTGTGGGAATGGAAGCTACAATGCTTCCCCATGTAATCGAGATGCAAAGCTTTGTCCGCATCGTCGAGAGTACGTATTCTGGGATGCAATTCACCCAACTGAGCGAGCAGCCAAATTAGCAGCCCGAGCCCTCTTTGGTGGAGGAGCAAAATATGCAACACCTGTGAATTTTAGCCAGTTGATAGGGGATTAA
- the LOC133694108 gene encoding putative F-box protein At1g65770, with amino-acid sequence MEVDDGSNHSWADLPEELLEMIRKRLDSRIDVYRFRAVCTSWRSSISLFYKQSPRVPLKLPKPIRAHAYLSQVTICRVELVDDSEDSSSSSSMAWLTKVEESTYGDIQLLVPVSNRQLRTNSPGMMPNMLNLLHFRLVEITKACSLKLASGSPLGINKVVLLPSYTNRNTNEYGVLAIFHEGKLGYWRFDEEKWKFIDETNFHYDDIIVYRGQAYVVDSLGTVYWIDSSLNLIQYSPPLYGCGSQKSLVESDGDFYVVDRFFDGERRSWNDELHSDVAYPFRYLPICQAKTVSIKVYKLDEEWGTWVNISSLGDKVFVLGNECSFSVSAKDFSGREGNCIYFIDPLDASRQGELSGRDARVCDLSSGRISKVANFPGHSCMLWPPPNFYC; translated from the coding sequence ATGGAGGTTGATGATGGTAGTAATCATAGCTGGGCTGATCTTCCAGAAGAATTACTGGAAATGATTAGAAAACGCCTTGATTCTCGTATCGATGTGTACCGATTTCGTGCGGTTTGCACGTCATGGAGATCATCAATCTCTCTTTTCTACAAGCAGTCTCCTCGTGTGCCCCTTAAGCTCCCTAAACCAATCCGGGCACACGCCTATTTGTCTCAAGTCACAATCTGCCGTGTCGAACTTGTTGATGATAGTGAGGATTCAAGCTCTTCGAGCTCTATGGCCTGGTTGACTAAAGTTGAGGAGTCAACCTATGGAGATATCCAGCTTTTAGTTCCAGTCTCAAACCGCCAATTGAGGACTAATTCTCCAGGCATGATGCCAAATATGTTGAACTTGTTGCATTTTCGCTTAGTAGAAATAACTAAAGCATGTAGCCTTAAACTTGCTAGCGGTAGTCCTCTTGGGATCAATAAAGTTGTGTTGCTTCCATCTTATACTAATAGGAACACTAATGAGTATGGTGTTCTAGCAATCTTCCATGAAGGAAAATTGGGTTACTGGAGGTTCGATGAGGAGAAATGGAAGTTTATAGATGAAACAAATTTTCATtatgatgatattattgtttacaGGGGACAAGCATATGTTGTTGATAGCTTGGGGACTGTTTATTGGATTGATTCATCTTTGAATTTGATTCAATATTCGCCTCCGCTATATGGCTGTGGTAGCCAGAAGAGTTTGGTTGAGTCAGATGgtgatttttatgttgttgatAGGTTCTTCGACGGAGAAAGGAGAAGTTGGAATGATGAACTTCACAGTGATGTCGCGTATCCATTTAGGTATCTCCCAATTTGTCAAGCTAAGACGGTCAGTATTAAAGTGTATAAGCTTGATGAAGAGTGGGGTACCTGGGTGAATATAAGCTCGTTAGGGGATAAGGTTTTTGTCTTGGGTAATGAATGCAGTTTCTCTGTTTCAGCTAAAGATTTCTCTGGGCGTGAAGGTAATTGTATATACTTCATAGATCCTCTCGATGCTAGTCGCCAAGGGGAGTTGAGTGGGCGCGATGCTCGTGTATGTGATTTAAGTAGTGGTAGAATTAGCAAAGTAGCAAATTTTCCTGGCCATTCTTGCATGTTGTGGCCACCTCCAAATTTCTATTGTTGA